The Streptomyces fungicidicus nucleotide sequence TGGGCTCCATCGACATGCCTGATGCCCAGGACGAAGCGCCGGACTCCAAGAAGAAGAACCGCAAGGGCGGCAAGCGGGCCAAGAAGGGCCCGCTGAAGCGCCTCGCGCTCTTCTACCGCCAGATCATCGCGGAGCTCCGCAAGGTCGTCTGGCCCACCCGCAACCAGCTGACGTCGTACACGACCGCCGTGATCGTCTTCGTCGTGCTGATGATCGGTCTGATCACCCTGATCGACTATGGCCTCAGTCACGCAGCCAAGTACGTCTTCGGCTGAGCCGAGAGCGAAGAGCGCCGAGGTATCCGGCGCTCCTTTTCGCATGTTCCACCCCTTGTATCCAGGAAGAAGCAGCCACCGTGTCTGACCCGAACGTGAACGACGCCGTCGAGCCTTACGGCGAAGGGGCCGAGTCCGCCGAGGACGCGCTCGCCGCCGTCGAGGGCGCGGACGTCGAGGACACCGAGGCCTCCGCCGAGGCCGAGGCTGCCGACACCACCGCGGACGAGTCCTCCGAGGACGAGACCCCCGAGGACGAGGGCGCCGAGGCGGACGAGACCACCGAGGCCGCGGAAGCTGCCGAGGAGCCCGAGGACGACCGCGACCCCGTCGAGAAGCTCCGCGAGGAACTGCGGACGCTGCCCGGCGAGTGGTACGTCATCCACACCTACGCGGGCTACGAGAACCGGGTGAAGACCAACCTGGAGCAGCGCGCCGTCTCGCTGAACGTCGAGGACTACATCTTCCAGGCCGAGGTGCCGCAGGAAGAGGTCGTCCAGATCAAGAACGGCGACCGCAAGACGATCAAGCAGAACAAGCTCCCGGGCTACGTCCTGGTCCGCATGGACCTGACGAACGAGTCCTGGGGCGTCGTCCGCAACACCCCCGGTGTCACCGGCTTCGTGGGCAACGCCTACGACCCGTACCCGCTGACGCTGGACGAGATCGTCAAGATGCTCGCCCCGGAGGCCGAGGAGAAGGCCGCCCGCGAGGCGGCCGAGGCCGAGGGCAAGCCGGCCCCGCAGCGCAAGGTCGAGGTCCAGGTGCTGGACTTCGAGGTCGGCGACTCGGTCACCGTCACCGACGGCCCGTTCGCCACGCTGCAGGCGACCATCAACGAGATCAACCCCGACTCCAAGAAGGTCAAGGGCCTGGTGGAGATCTTCGGCCGGGAGACCCCGGTCGAGCTCTCCTTCGACCAGATCCAGAAGAACTAGCCCTTCTGGCACACAGCGTCCGAGCAGGTCAGGTGAACGGTCGCACGTTCGCCTGACCTGCTCGGTTTTTGGCCGCGCATCCATACCCGTTATCGTTGTGCGGTATGCCTGCGTCCGGGTTGTCCCCCTGACGCCGGCAGGACCCGAATCGAAAGGACCCGGAGAGTCATGCCTCCCAAGAAGAAGAAGGTCACGGGGCTCATCAAGCTCCAGATCCAGGCCGGTGCCGCGAACCCGGCTCCGCCGGTCGGCCCCGCGCTGGGTCAGCACGGCGTGAACATCATGGAGTTCTGCAAGGCCTACAACGCCGCGACCGAGTCGCAGCGCGGCTGGGTCATCCCGGTGGAGATCACGGTCTACGAGGACCGTTCCTTCACCTTCGTCACCAAGACCCCGCCGGCCGCCAAGATGATCCTCAAGGCCGCGGGTGTGGAGAAGGGCTCCGGCGAGCCGCACAAGACCAAGGTCGCGAAGATCACGCGTGACCAGGTCCGTGAGATCGCCACCACCAAGATGCCCGACCTCAACGCCAACGACCTGGACGCCGCCGAGAAGATCATCGCCGGCACCGCCCGTTCCATGGGCGTCACGGTCGAGGGCTGACCTCCACCCCCGTAAAGCCAAGCAGTAGTGGAAGGGCCGGCTCGGCCCGGACCACGACTCCTCGACAATTCACAGGAGCTTTCAGTGAGCAAGCGCAGCAAGTCTCTCCGCGCTGCGGACGCCAAGATCGACCGGGAGAAGCTGTACGCCCCGCTCGAGGCCGTCCGTCTCGCCAAGGAGACGTCCACGACCAAGTTCGACGGCACCGTCGAGGTCGCCTTCCGTCTGGGTGTCGACCCGCGCAAGGCCGACCAGATGGTCCGTGGCACCGTGAACCTCCCGCACGGCACCGGTAAGACCGCCCGGGTCCTGGTCTTCGCGACCGGTGACCGTGCCGAGGCCGCGCGTGCCGCGGGCGCCGACATCGTCGGCGCCGACGAGCTGATCGACGAGGTGTCGAAGGGCCGTCTGGACTTCGACGCCGTCGTCGCCACCCCGGACCTCATGGGCAAGGTCGGCCGCCTCGGCCGCGTGCTCGGTCCCCGTGGCCTGATGCCGAACCCGAAGACCGGCACCGTGACCCCGGACGTCACCAAGGCCGTCAACGACATCAAGGGCGGCAAGATCGAGTTCCGCGTCGACAAGCACTCGAACCTGCACTTCATCATCGGCAAGACGTCGTTCGACGACGCCAAGCTGGTGGAGAACTACGCCGCGGCGCTGGAGGAGATCCTCCGTCTGAAGCCGTCGGCCGCCAAGGGCCGTTACATCAAGAAGGCCGCCATCACCACCACGATGGGTCCCGGCATCCCGCTGGACTCCAACCGCACCCGCAACCTCCTCGTCGAGGAGGACCCGGCCGCCGTCTGAGCCGGGCGGGCCGGCTGACCGGCCCTGCGCACTGCCGCAAGGAACCCGTCCCCACGCCTCGACCGAGGCGTGGGGACGGGTTTTTTCGTACGACAGTGTCAGTGGGGTGGGTTACCGTTTCTTTGCATTCACAGACGTGGCACAGCGAAACAACAGGGGTGGGATTCATGGGCATGGCCGCATGGAAGCGCGCGGGTGTGTGTCTGACGGCCGCGGCCGTCGTCGTGGGCGTGGCGGGCTGTCAGGACGGTGACGGGGACGGGACGAAGAAGAAGGCCGCCGGCTCCGCGGACTCCAAGGTCCAGACGCAGAACGAGATGACCGAGGTCCTCCAGGCCGCCTTCAAGAACACCTCGGAGGCCAAGTCCTCCAAGGTCCGTATGACGATGACGATGCCGGCCGGGGTGGACGGCGGCGGCACCATGGAGATCTCCGGCGTGCAGGGCTGGGACCCGGCCGTCATGGACGTCACCATGAAGGGCTCCGCGCTCACGGAGGGCGACCCGGACGCCCCCGAGCAGATCCGCATGATCATGCTCGACAACGTCATGTACATGGACATGGGCGCGAAGCAGGCCGCCGAGATGGACGGCAAGCGCTGGATGAAGATGGACTTCGCCGCCATCGCCGAGGCGTCCGGCGACGCCGAGATGCAGAAGCAGATGACCGGCGGCCTGGAGAACATGAACCAGGACCCGGCGCAGCAGCTCGCCCTGCTGCTGGAGTCGCCGAACCTGAAGCACGTGGGTCCGCAGAAGATCGACGGCGCGCAGACGCAGCACTACAAGGGCACGCTGAGCTTCGAGGAGATGCTCGACGCCAACAAGTCGACCGACGGCCTGCTCTCCGCCAAGGAGCGCGAGGAACTGATCGCCAACGTCGAGAAGACCGGCCTGAAGGGCTACGACACCGAGGTCTGGGTCAACGAGGACAACTACCCGGTCCGGATGGTCGTCGGCATGAAGATGCCGCAGGGCACGATGAACATGAAGGCCGACTACTCCGACTACGGCGCCAAGGCCGAGGTCCAGGCCCCGCCGGCGAAGGACACGCTCGACCTGATGGAGATGCTGTCCGAGCTGGAGGACCTGGGCGCGGACTCCGAGGCCGGCCTGAGCTCCTGACGCTCGCGATGCTCCCGATCGGCCGATTTGCCTGACGCCGATCCGTTCGCGTACTCTTCCACGGAAGCCAAAGACC carries:
- the secE gene encoding preprotein translocase subunit SecE, which produces MTDAVGSIDMPDAQDEAPDSKKKNRKGGKRAKKGPLKRLALFYRQIIAELRKVVWPTRNQLTSYTTAVIVFVVLMIGLITLIDYGLSHAAKYVFG
- the nusG gene encoding transcription termination/antitermination protein NusG, with the protein product MSDPNVNDAVEPYGEGAESAEDALAAVEGADVEDTEASAEAEAADTTADESSEDETPEDEGAEADETTEAAEAAEEPEDDRDPVEKLREELRTLPGEWYVIHTYAGYENRVKTNLEQRAVSLNVEDYIFQAEVPQEEVVQIKNGDRKTIKQNKLPGYVLVRMDLTNESWGVVRNTPGVTGFVGNAYDPYPLTLDEIVKMLAPEAEEKAAREAAEAEGKPAPQRKVEVQVLDFEVGDSVTVTDGPFATLQATINEINPDSKKVKGLVEIFGRETPVELSFDQIQKN
- the rplK gene encoding 50S ribosomal protein L11, whose translation is MPPKKKKVTGLIKLQIQAGAANPAPPVGPALGQHGVNIMEFCKAYNAATESQRGWVIPVEITVYEDRSFTFVTKTPPAAKMILKAAGVEKGSGEPHKTKVAKITRDQVREIATTKMPDLNANDLDAAEKIIAGTARSMGVTVEG
- the rplA gene encoding 50S ribosomal protein L1 — protein: MSKRSKSLRAADAKIDREKLYAPLEAVRLAKETSTTKFDGTVEVAFRLGVDPRKADQMVRGTVNLPHGTGKTARVLVFATGDRAEAARAAGADIVGADELIDEVSKGRLDFDAVVATPDLMGKVGRLGRVLGPRGLMPNPKTGTVTPDVTKAVNDIKGGKIEFRVDKHSNLHFIIGKTSFDDAKLVENYAAALEEILRLKPSAAKGRYIKKAAITTTMGPGIPLDSNRTRNLLVEEDPAAV